The following nucleotide sequence is from Terriglobia bacterium.
CCATTGAACGGGCCCGGGGTACCGGTTGCTGTCAATAGCTGCGACAACAGCACCACATACGTGCTGCCGGAGATCACGTTCCCGGAGGAATCCAAGCCTGATCCTGGAGAAGTGCCGACCGTCGTATATGGATTGGGGTGCGTTGCAGTCCCCTGTGGGAAGAAGTAGAAGGTAATGGTGCCACTCTGAGGAGTTGCAGCAGTGGTCGTTCCCATTACCGCAGCCCCAGGATCCTGTGTGGTGTTCGAGATCGCGATGCCGGTGTCGAAGCCCGATCCGAACGTGGCATACGGCATCAGCAGGGCAGTCAGGCGACCTGCGATAATCACAAATGGGGCAGGCCCAAGGTCAGTGGCCAGGAAACGGGGGACCCGGTTCGTAATAATCGAACCGTCATTGTTGAAGGCATTCCCCGTCGGCGCCAACGATACCTTGTAATTAAGGACCACAGACGCTAACGGCAAGGTCTCCTGAGTCGGATCGGATGCAATCGCCACCGAGATCGGCAAGAGCTCGAGCACCGAGTCTCCGATGTCGGAGGCGCAATAGTAAAACACCGAAAAGGAATTGCTGCTGCTGCTGAGGGTCGTTGTCGACGTCACCAATGATCCAGTGCTATCCCCTCTCTGGAACTGGCTGCCTACAGCTGCGCCGCTGGCGGCATTCGTGGTTGCCAGCAAATTCGGGAATGTGTAAGTCACCCCCTTCGGCGGCGCATCCACGGTGATCCGGACGCCTACGCCGGTAGTGGCTCCCTGGCCATTGATGGTTCTGTCGGTCCACGCCTGCAGGAACCCTTCCTTGATTGTAATCACCGCGGTAGCAACATCAACGGCGCCTGTTACCGCGTTGATCTTTCCAGGTACGGCCACGGTTATCGGCGGACTGCCACCGTCGGGCACGGCAATCGCGCTAATGCCCGCCGCGATCGAGCTGATCACCAAAGCGGAGGTTTCGCCGGCGACGATAGCATTTCCGGTGGTCGTGAGGGTGACGCTCAGGCTGGTCAGTGAGGTACCGGCAATAGCCACGCGGATGCCGCTGACGATAATCACGTTGCCTGCGGCAACGCCACCCGGAACCGTAATCACCAACAGACCTAAAGCGTTGTTTGAAGCAGTGCTGACAGTCACTCCCGCTCCAATATACCCGGCCGAACTCTTAGTTAGCAGAGTCTGGCCTGCGGTCTGCAGGTCGGGAGAAGTGATCGGCACGCCATAATTGATCGTGATCGTGCCAGCGGCAGAGGTGCCCGATACCTGAGTAAAGGTGACGTCTCCCGTTCTCTCAGCCTGACCGGTGTTGATGACTGTCGTCACCGGGATGCTGCCCACGCTGAACGTCGCCGTATTCTGGGCAAAAGCGGCCGCCGATATAACAACAAAAATCACGGCTGCTATTAAAAGCGTTTTAGTTTTCATCTAGGCTATGCTCCTTATTGAGTGTTGTAAGTACTTACTCACCACTAGTGGTCGTGCTGCAAGAATATCAACTACTGCTATGGGTAATTACTGGTGCCGCTGGATTCGCCTCTCGCTGTCAGCGGGATGCGCCTCCTGACTCAGGCACCGGGCCGCTGATGCGTGCCCGGGTAAGCTTTTTCTGATTCCCGCGAACGGGACAGATTTTTAGCTGTTGATGCACGCCGTACGATGCGTACAGTCATACAGATGCGCGACCCCTTCAAAGGTGGCTAAAAAGTTTCTGCTTTGCGACTTTACCAGGGGTCGAACATCTGTATAATTGCCGGTCGATGAAGAACGACTCGGAGATCAGGAAGCTTGTGCGGGACGCACAGGCGGGAAATCGTGACGCATTCGAAGCGATTTACAGCTGCTTTGTATCCCGCATCTACAACTTCTTGTATAGGTTGCTGGGTTCGCGCGAGGAAGCCGAAGACCTGACCCAGCAGACTTTCCTGATCGCTCTTAAGCGACTTGTAACCTTGAGAGATCCGGGTCAGCTTGAGTCGTGGATTTACAGGATTGCGCGTAACGAAGTCTATCAGAAGTTCCGGCGCAAAAAGGTCGATTCTCTGGCCGCTGAAGACCCTGACGGCAGCAATTCCATCGAGCCCAAGGAGAACCGGCTGCACGCAAATCCTGAGAAAGTTCTTCTGAATGTGGAGTTGGGACAGAGGCTTCAGGCAGTGCTCGACGGCTTGCCACTGAAGCTTCGAGAGGTGTTCATCCTGGCTGTGGTCCAGGAGATGAGTTACAAGGATATAAGCGCTGTGGTCGGCCGTTCGTTGTTATCGGTAAAGACGGATATTTACCGGGCACGTCTAACCGCCAGGGAAGAACTTGGAGGATACCTCAATTTGAATCCTGGCACCAAGGCAAACGGATGATGAGCCACATTTCCCGGAAACAGATCTCAGCCTGGCTGGACAGGCAGCTGGATAGCAGCTCAGCTCAGCATTTGGAACAACATGTTGAATGCTGTCGCAGCTGTCGTGCCCTCCGAGACGAGATGTCCGCGATGAACCGGCTGTTCCGCGAAATGGAGTTTTTCGAGCCGCCTGCGTACCTCTGGTCCAGAATTTCCGTGGGTCTTGATCGGGAAGAACCGGCCTCCAGGGACTGGTTTTCAAATCGCGTGTTCACCCTCGGCAAGCCGGGCTGGCTCCGCTTGGAGGTTTGGGCCCTGGCAGCGACCCTAGTAATTGGATTAAGCGTGGCGTTCTTTCACTGGTCCGCCGTCCGCGCCGAAGCACAGCAACTGGCCGAAATTGATCGTACCTATCACGCACTTTTGCCGCAAAATGCGGAATCATACAATCCTTTCGCTACGTCACCTTGGAACAATACCAAGATCAATCCATTCAGGCACGACGGGCCGGACACCGGATCCAGCCCTTCCCGAACGCTCGAGAAAAGGTGAGAGGAGCGGAGATCATGAATAAGACTAAGTTCGGGAAAATAAGCCACTTACACCGGGGCTGTCTGGTCTTTGTCGTCACTTTTTGCTTAGCGATAACCTCGCTGGCCGCCCCCCCTGCCCAAACCGGCGCACAATCGGGGCAGCAAGGCAATACTGCGGCCGGAGAAGTAAGCCAGCGACAAGTCGATCAGATGCTCTTAAGCGCCGGGGCAAAGCATGAGATTGTCAAGGGTTTGATCGAGCAAGGGCGCTTCGATCGTGTTTTGCCCGAAATGAGGATGATCTTCGCGCTCAATCTGCCCGATAAGGAAGAAGACAAGATTGCGCAATCGGCATCCATCATCGCCGACATGCTCGTCACGGCAAAACAGTTCGCGCTCGCGCATAATGTCTTGGACGAGGCCTTCGCTCGAATGAACAGAAACGTCGACAAGGCCTCCGTGCTTTACATCAAGGCGCATGTCTATGCATCCGAAGGCAAGGTCGATAAGGCGCTGGAGACATATAGCCGGGCTCAGGCGCTTGACAAGTTGTAAATCCCCCCTAAGTGATAGAAATCACAGAAATATGCTTTTTCGGTTGCTGTGCGTTTCAGTTTGTGTACAATAGGGCAGCTATGCCGGGATCGCGTTGAACCTGGGATCCGGTGGTGTAGCCGCAGCGAATTTCGAGTTCAAGCTGGAGCTTAACCAAGGCTCAATCATGCGAAGTGGAATAGCTGTTTTGCTCGCCGCGATGTCGTTGGTCCTCGGCGGCTGTTTCCAAGAGGATCCTGCAGCTCCAGGTTCCGCTCGACAACTGTCTCGGGTGAGCCCGAGAGCCCTCCACGGCCCATCATCGTCAGGAATGCCGGATCAGCTCCCCGAGGTCGACCACGCTGCTCGCGCATCCTGGCGATCTGCCTTTCCGGCCATGGTTTACATGTCCAGCCCCCAGGATCTGGATCTTCCCACAGTGATCGCTCCCGATGCAGAACCGCACCTCATCGTCGCCGGGCAGTCGGGCAATGCACGTGGGACTTTCAGTAACAGGGTGGGAATCAATCGATCCTTCCAGCCAAGAAACCAGCTGGCGACACAGAATTTTGCCGACCTTGTGCTCAATTCCTCTTTCAAATCTCTGTTCACCAGCGTCTTTAATCGCCGCGATGGAGCCTTGACTCGCGACACCCAGGCAGCCAAAGAGGATCTTCCCAACCCCTTCATTGAAGCCAGGAAGAACAGCGAGATCGAGAAAGCGGAGCCCGCCGCTCCTGCGGCAGCCGCCACGGCACAGCAGTCGTCGGCCCCAAAAGAAACAAACCAATCTTCCTCCTCCCAGTCGAGGCAGGCACAGGATATTGTGGGGGGGATGTTGGGCTTCCATGAAGAACGATTCACGTTTCTGGGAGATTTCGACGGCAGCGGTATTCTGCAAAGCGCCTACGCCAAACGTGTCGGCGTAGCCGCATTTTCCTTTGGCGAGACTGAGCGCACGTTTGTCATTTTTGACAATCAAGCGGCAGTGGAAAACCAACGCTCTTTCGCCATGGAAGACCTGGACGGCAACGGGACCATGGATCTGGTCCAAACCAGCCGGGCCTCACTGTTCGGCGCCGTGTTTCACGGGGATGGCTCGGGCAATTTTCAATATAATCCGTATACGGGTTATTTTTTGACTGGATACGAACCCACAGTTACCGTGCCGGGGCCAATGGGAGAGGGGGGACGTGAGATTCTCTCAGTCAACCTCCGCACAGGGTCGTACACAGCCTTCCGCCCCCATGGCGCTTATTGGCCATACCGCCAAGGCAGTCTCAGTTTTGTACCCGACTGTGTCGCCCACCTTGTGGATCTGGGGAGTGGCATGGATTATCTTTGGGCCGCCCGACGCGGGAATGCGTCGTACGCATATCCATGGCCCGGGGGCGGCAGTTTGCCGGCGGCATCTGAGGTCTTGCCGGCAGACACAAGCATCTCGATCAGCGGAAATCCTCAACTCGATGAGGGAATGGGTGCCCTTCAAGTGTATCAAATCGGATCCTACGCCTCGGTCGTGCTTACAAACAGCCAGGGGCAGGCATTCAACGTTGCCAACCTGCGCGTTACGCCCCAGATCTTCCTGGTATTCGGCAACATCGAGAAACGAGGCACGCTCGATGTTGGTATAGCGTACTTGTTGTCAGCTACTCCCTCCAAGTAACCTGATTCATCCGATATCTCAAACCCGACCCACCGCCGCTCAGACAGGAGACCATCCGTTGGCAGATTCGGCCTGATATCTGAAACTCCCATTATGAAACACACCGGAGAATCCCCCATGAAGCGGCATTCGTCCCCGACCGGAAAATCCCAAAACCAGGCTGCTGCGGCACAAGCGAAGAAACATGGGAGGAAAAACTTGCGCGGGTCTGCTGTTGCCGGCGAGGGGCTGATCCCGTTCGTCCGTGACTGGCCGCCGCTGCGGTCATGCGTACTTCTGACAGTTGTCACACTCCTTTGCCTGGTTCCTTTCTCGGGCAGGGCCTTTCACATCGATGACCCGCTCTTCGTCTGGGCCGCGAAGCAGATAGTGAATCATCCATCGGATCCCTACGGTTTCAAGCTGGTCTGGTACAAAATGGCGGAACCGATGTCGGCAGTGACCAAGAATCCTCCTTTGGCCTCTTACTACGGCGCCGTCGTCGGTTATTTCGCCGGATGGTCCGAGCGGGCGTTCCATCTTGCATTTCTCCTGCCGGCACTCGGGATAATCCTCGGCACCTATCGCCTTGCCCGCCGGTTCTGCCGTACGCCTCTTTTGGCCGCTGCAGCGGCGCTCTTGACACCAGGTTTCCTGGTGTCCGCCGGCACGGTGATGTGCGACACAATGATGCTGGCCTTCTGGATTTTCGCGATTATTTTCTGGATCGATGGGCTGGAGCCGATAAAACCACTGTACCTGTCCGCAGCGGGTCTGATGATCGCTGCCGGCGCCCTGACGAAATATTTCGGCATGTCTCTGATCCCGCTCCTGCTGGTATATACGCTGGTCCGGCAACGCCGCTTGGGAAGCTGGGCATGGTTTTTTCTGATTCCGGTCGTCGTCCTTGCCGGGTACCAAATGTGGACGGGCGCGTATTATGGCAGGGGATTGCTCCTGGATGCGGCTCAGTATGCCAGTTCCTTTCAGGGCACTGAAAAC
It contains:
- a CDS encoding sigma-70 family RNA polymerase sigma factor, with the protein product MKNDSEIRKLVRDAQAGNRDAFEAIYSCFVSRIYNFLYRLLGSREEAEDLTQQTFLIALKRLVTLRDPGQLESWIYRIARNEVYQKFRRKKVDSLAAEDPDGSNSIEPKENRLHANPEKVLLNVELGQRLQAVLDGLPLKLREVFILAVVQEMSYKDISAVVGRSLLSVKTDIYRARLTAREELGGYLNLNPGTKANG
- a CDS encoding anti-sigma factor, with product MMSHISRKQISAWLDRQLDSSSAQHLEQHVECCRSCRALRDEMSAMNRLFREMEFFEPPAYLWSRISVGLDREEPASRDWFSNRVFTLGKPGWLRLEVWALAATLVIGLSVAFFHWSAVRAEAQQLAEIDRTYHALLPQNAESYNPFATSPWNNTKINPFRHDGPDTGSSPSRTLEKR
- a CDS encoding tetratricopeptide repeat protein, whose protein sequence is MNKTKFGKISHLHRGCLVFVVTFCLAITSLAAPPAQTGAQSGQQGNTAAGEVSQRQVDQMLLSAGAKHEIVKGLIEQGRFDRVLPEMRMIFALNLPDKEEDKIAQSASIIADMLVTAKQFALAHNVLDEAFARMNRNVDKASVLYIKAHVYASEGKVDKALETYSRAQALDKL